Proteins encoded by one window of Vitis vinifera cultivar Pinot Noir 40024 chromosome 10, ASM3070453v1:
- the LOC100242938 gene encoding abscisic acid receptor PYL11 gives MKVYSPSQILAERGPRAQAMGNLYHTHHLLPNQCSSLVVQTTDAPLPQVWSMVRRFDRPQSYKRFVRGCTLRRGKGGVGSVREVNIVSGLPAEISLERLDKLDDDLHVMRFTVIGGDHRLANYHSTLTLHEDEEDGVRKTVVMESYVVDVPGGNSAGETCYFANTIIGFNLKALAAVTETMALKANIPSGF, from the coding sequence ATGAAGGTATACAGCCCAAGCCAAATCCTTGCAGAAAGAGGCCCTAGGGCCCAGGCCATGGGAAACCTGTATCACACCCATCATCTCCTTCCAAACCAGTGTTCCTCCTTGGTGGTTCAGACCACAGACGCACCACTGCCCCAGGTTTGGTCCATGGTTCGGCGCTTTGACAGGCCACAGTCCTACAAGAGGTTTGTGCGTGGTTGCACCCTGCGTCGAGGCAAAGGCGGCGTCGGAAGCGTACGTGAAGTGAATATAGTTTCGGGCTTACCAGCGGAAATAAGCCTGGAGCGCCTCGACAAACTTGATGACGATTTGCATGTCATGCGGTTTACTGTAATTGGAGGGGACCACCGGCTGGCCAATTATCACTCGACTCTTACACTGCATGAGGATGAAGAAGACGGGGTTAGGAAGACTGTAGTGATGGAGTCGTACGTGGTGGATGTTCCTGGCGGGAATAGCGCGGGGGAGACGTGCTACTTTGCTAATACCATAATAGGGTTCAACCTCAAGGCCTTGGCTGCCGTCACCGAGACTATGGCTCTCAAAGCTAATATTCCGTCTGGGTTTTAA